Genomic DNA from Melopsittacus undulatus isolate bMelUnd1 chromosome 2, bMelUnd1.mat.Z, whole genome shotgun sequence:
TTCCCTCCTATGCAGTACCGCTGGTTGGCCATTTTTGTTACACAGTactagacagaaaaataaaatttgctttAAGGCTGGTGAATCCAATCACTTTCCCATATCTATTCCTCAGGATCTTAAACACAGGACTGGGGAGGCAGGAGAACACTGTGAAAGCCTTTAGAGTCTTTGCTCACTTAGCTTTGATGGGCTAAAGTAGGTTTGCTCATGGTAAAAACCACTACTAGCAACTCACTTCCCAAGGCTCTGATCAGGTGGCtcttgaaacaaacaaaactgtgtgAGAGAGATAAAGATTTCATGGCTAAGCACCATTTCCCCCAGCTCTAAAAGCAGCCCCCATTCCTAACTTACCTGGGCAATTTTATCTAAAGCTAGGCTCCAAACCACAGAAATGGGCAAGTATGAAGTTGgaggaacagaaaaatgttcTGCAAGGTAACATTCCAATATTCACTCTATGTGAATCACAAATTCACTTtgaccagcagcagctgatgaaGAAAACTGTCAACTACTCAATTTTCCATTCATACAAAAGGAATATTTGTGCTGACATGACACTGCACACTGAGCAGTCTGCAAAACTGTCAATACCTGCTGTTTTATTGCTAGCTTCATAGTTTTGAACACCTTTGAAAAGGATACAATGATATTCCAAGGACCAAGTCTTAACCAGTTTGGCCAAAACCCTTTATATAGAGCAAAAAAGCCTTCATTCTTCCAtgtctggggaaagaaaaaacaaacaaaaaccaccacacAGTATGAACAAGTAATTCTTATTAGTAAGAAACCTAGGCAGCATCTCTTACACATATTGTGTGAGGAAACAAACATTTCACTATATAATTCACTATATAAAATTAGTGAAGCCCACACTACCATGGTAGGTTAAGATGCAGGTCATTAAGTACCCAACCTAGATTTGCCCAAATTAAATTCCTGGACTTTTTTTACCCCTATAAAATCCCTTGCagatggggtgtgtgtgtatacacatgCACACCCCATGTATATATAAACCTGCAGCTCACATCTGGTACCCCCTTGAGATCTTCCACTTTGCTTTATGGACTTCACAAAATTGCACTGTACATTGCAACTTGTTCTGCAACAGAAACTGCACTGTCCAGCCACTCTTCTCCATATAAAAAACCATCATGCTCCCACCTCATACACAATTTAGGAATTTAAGCAACCCGAGacaaaataatcaaaatcaGACACTGATATTGGCTTTGGCTGTATTAGCCTCTCCATTATGCAGTAAGCAGAGAAAACTATCTGTCTCAAATGTTCTTCAAGGACTGACCTATGAAGTTATTTCCTATCATTATATTAAATGTTACATCTTACAAAGTAAAGTAAGAGTGCGCTCATCCAAGCGCCAAAAGGAATCAGGTGCCTGCAGTACATACTGCCATTCTGTCAAGACAGTAGATGTTTTTCACACCAGTGTTACTGGCAGTGCAGTTCTTTTTAGCATTATGGCAAAAAGCATACCTAAGTTACCTGGAAGCTTAGAGCAACTTTGAGCTTTATAACAAAATCATTGCTCAATGGCATCAGTTCCTACTCAAGTTGATAAATCAACTACTTACTTGTAACAAGCAATCCAAAGTACCCTTGTAGTTTGAGTGTCCCCCATGTTGTTGGCTTCTCTGATTCATCATGCGTGTTCTTACAACATCAATTGGGTTGGATGCAAGGGCTCCAGCTAACCCACAAGTAAAACTTGAGCTAGCAAAAAGAAGAGTTTAATGAAATTTGATCTACCACACTTACAGATGCAcaagaaatgctgcatttcttcTGGGGAGAGGGAATAATGAGcacttaatgtttttatttaaaaaatcacatctgttaataaatttgaaaaattaGTTTTTATTTACTATGAAGCATCATTTTCAAGATTTGATACACAGCCCTTATATACAGTCTCTGGACACTTGAACAGATGTTTGTGCctcaaaagcaaatatttgatTGGAACTTGGCTCTAGCTTCAATTTGCACATATTTGATTGGAACTTTGCTCTAACTTCAATTTGCACAGCTGAATGATTTGGaccactaataaaaaaaataaatccatgttCAAAAGGAAGTTAAATCCAAAtcctaaataaaattaaataccaTGCTATATGCTACTatttcagatgctgctgcatTAAAAAGTATAAACACATCTGaagtatatttaaatatatttttaaacatatttttaaatatatataaatatgtagaTGACAAATCAAAATACTGAGCCCCCATAATGAGACCTAACCAACAATGAGCTATGCAAACAGTTTTGCAGACTTACAGGAAGTGTGTATATACGGTATCCCCCATAAATCCAGACATGATTATGTGCTTCTTGGTAAGGTCATACACTGGCAGTTCTACTCCTACAACAACAGCAGCTCTCTGTGCTGTCAATGATACTCCCTGGCAAAAGAAAGCATACAGGTGAAGTTTAAATTAGCTTTGTGCACCAGCAGCAAACACTagcttttgtcatggtttaatcccagccTGCAACTAAAGTActatgcagctgctcactcacttcccTTGCCctctggtgggatggggaggagactcagaaaaaggtaaaacacacaggttgagataagaacagtttaataactgaagtagAATGATTCAatagaaataggaaaaagaggaataaaacgCAAGAcagacaagtgatgcacaatacaattgctcaccacccactgacctgTGCCCAGCTCATCCCTGAGCAACAATGAGCCCCTCCCAGCcaactcctcccagtttatatactgagcataaggttctatggtatggaatatccctttggctagtttgggtcaggtcttccatctctgctccttcctggcttcttgtgccccttcttactggcagagcataagagaCTGAAAGGttcttgatcagggtaagtgctactgagtaACAACTCAAAAAATATAATGTGTTATCAGCATaattctcagactaaagccaaaacacagcactataccagctgctaagaagaaaactatcccagccaaaatcagGACACTAGTAATACAAAGCAACACACCACAAATGTGTTAAGAACTGTGAATACAAATAAGGTTAATTAGCACAAGCCTCAGATGTGTGTGCTCCAAAAGCCCACAAATTCAAATTTATAGATAGAACAcctagaatcacagactggttagggttggaaaggaccttaagataatctagttcaaacccctctgccatgggcagggacatctcacagtaaatcatatcacccaaggctctgtccaacctgaccttgaacactgccagggatggagcatttaccactttgagcaacctgttccagtgcctcaccatcctcacagtaaagaatttcttcctgacatctaacctgaacttcgCCTAAGTTTGAACCCGCTACCCAttgccctatcactacaatccttAATGTAAAGCCCCTCTCTAGCATCCACACTGCATGGCAATTACAGTTCCTGTATGCTACTCCACCTCTGCTTATTATCAAAATTATTAGATAAGCAGCAAGCTACAACCTCAACAACTGGATAATACTGCATCCCTTAATGCTAACTGAAAAACTGACAAAATAAGGaatatgaacagaaaaatagagATCAAGAaactctgcagaaaaaaaaaaagcacaccaagaaaaacatttctattttctagCTATTTCAGAACAATTGTCCATTTTGGATCTTCAGTTGTTATACACTCACTGGCTGTAACTGGCATAAGAGACAACCCACAAGACTGAGTGTAAGAACACTGAGCTAGACTGGATGTTCATTAGTGCCTTCACTTCTAAATACTGTTTAGTATATTTTAGAAAAAGTAGAGCTTACAGATTGAGGAGTGCCTTGCAAAGTGTTGCTAAACTAGTCCTGTAACCAGTCACCCTAATTTAAACCTCCTTTTATCTCCCCTTTAGTAAGTGGCTAATCTATGAACACAAGACTGGCAGTAACGCTCTGTCAAAACACACCAAGACACCAGCGATGAAGTTGTCCTAACAAACTACATCCATATTAGCTTCTCCATATTTTAACAGAATACTGTAGAAGTACATGAAATTCAGTTGAGCAAGAGCACATGCTCAAAATGTAGAATACAGTTCAACAAACTTGCCTTCCATAAGCCTTTAGTGCCTTCCTTTTGGTAGATCTGTATGAAGTTGCCCATCATTCCTCCTTGAATCACACTACCTTGGGCTTGCATTCTGATCtgtaatttatttgaaaaatcagaatataaatatttttcaaacttGCAACAAAGCTTAATACTGTTTTATTGACATTTTAAGTTAACATCTTCTTAGTAAATTCAagttcttagaaaaaaaattaatagctgACATTATTATAACTATGATGCAATTTTTTTACTTCACCATCCAAATGCAGCTGCTAATTTTGAATAAGTACATGGTATAATTCTTAGCTGCATTAAGTCACTTCTATTTCTGTTCTTGCACACTACTCCATTTAAATTAGACTGACAGATGGGTTCTGCAGGATGTCCTTTACAGTGTTATTACAGGAACACATTAAAATGGAAGGTTAAAAAGATTAAGGCTTCAGCTAGTGAGAACCATGACATTCAACCCTGTGGATTTCTAAGAAGGTATTTGGTAGTTACCATGTCAGGTTCCCAAGAACAAGTCTGGTGACAAGTAAGTTGGTACATGGACATAATTTTGGGAAATAACTAATTGTACCGACACTTCAAgtagttttaattttctcattagAGACAGCCGTATAAGTCATATGCTACAGTTTTGTGTATTAAATACCATCAATCCTTCTGAGCTCTATGACATCCTAGTATAACCATGTTACCAAGAAGTATAGATGAAATATGCAGTGTGGCTTCCACACACAACACAGCATTAAAGTTAAGCCATATTATTCTCTTGCCACCCCAAGAAAATGTTATATGGATCCAACTACTCCCCACCCCAAGCCATCAGTTTCCTGGTGCATACTTCAAAATAATTAGTATGGACCAAAAGAAGGTTCCAAGAATTCAGGATGTTACTGATTTTTTAAAGTCAAGAGATGAGAATAAATAGGGTTACAGATCTTTTATTCATCAGGAGATTCTGCATTTCCTCAAGGAGAGGACAAAAAAGGTACAGGCAAACTCTAGACACTTACCTTTAGGACATCTGTAGGGTTGGCAATAGATGATGAAATTACTCCCGAAAGAACACCACATAGAACATTTATCATCAGGGTTTCATCTATTCCATAAACAAAGAAGTTTAGCTGTAGATTTACAAAGCTTTAGTTGCATCAGGGCAGGCTGATGCCACCCCTCCTTTAAGCAGAGAGAATACCAATTATAGAAGCTTTACAAACTGTTCTGACAAATCTTCCTTGCTGGTTCACTTTAATTGGTACACGGAAAGTCATTCTCAACAGACTTGTTCAAACTGTTACAGTAAGATACCAAATGGAAACAACCAGCTTAATGCAAATCAGTCCTCAATTAAATTGAAATAACTCACCTTCTGGATGCTCaacaaatgttctttttaaGCTCTGGTAAGTGCCTATTTTTATAGTTCCATATGAAGCTTGCCTTAGCACTGCAGGTGCAATCCTATAAAAATAGGTAATGATAATATTTATGCTCTAAATTGCAAAAGACTGATGAACAAATACTTTCTAGAGCACGAAACTGAACAAAAGATATCTACCAGAGAAAGGTCTGAGCACTTAAATCAATTATTTAAACTCACCATAGACAAAAGGTTCggggtttggggttcttttaaCTAAAGCCTTCAAGAACATGAATGAACTATGGAAGGATTACTATTAGAGCATGCCTCAACTTGTAATCTATGAAATAGCTGGCAAGCCTGTCTGAAATGTAATATGCAGATTACATCTTTCCCCCACCACCTtgcatgttttaaagaaaagcatgtCCATTTATACACaaattttaattcaatttttcATGAGATGGAACAACCATAGtagcattatatatatattacgTATAGAGCAACATTGCATAGAAGCacaccccccccacacacacacacacccccccagtaggttttgctgctttggttttgggttggtttttttttgtttagggtTTTAAGATGAAATGTTATTGCAGAGTACAAAGATTGAAGGAATCTAAGCTTGGACTTTCAACTTCCAGATTGAGGATAACTAAATACCTTGTAATTCTGAAGCCCAAGAATTTACATACTATGGGCTCATACTTATCAATAGACTGTTCATAAACCATTACTGCAAGTCAGTTAGTTTTACCCAGAGTATAAGGCTTTCAATCCTTCTTCTCTGCTTATTCTGACTAGTGCATGCATCATTCCACGGTAGCGTATCTCTTTATATTTGGCATCATTAACTTGACCTTGAACCTGGAGACGTGTTTTTGTCAGATCAATGGGAAAAGTAccttacagggaaaaaaaagtatcagaaaattaattaagtACTTACCAAACACAAAGAACATGATATAAAAAACAGCAACCTTTATTATATaccaaaatacataaaaacacCCCCATAAGAAAAAAGCCTCTTATCAAGACTTTCTTTTAAGCAAGTGCTTCATTTTATGTCACTTTGTTTCTTCTAAAACCTTGTCAGAGGCCCTACCTCCTATGTTTGTTCCACATTCATTATATTTTTAGGAAATATGATGTTGTTTGGCTGTAAACAGCAACACTGAGTAGACTCCACAATCACAATTAAGTACAGAGTTTGGATGTGTGTTCTACCAACATCTTTGAAGAACACTTAattgaaggcaaaaaaaataagttcTATAGGACTAGCTATAGAGATTCCAGCCTAGAATCTAAAAaagcaatagcagcagcagccatttcCGTCACTGCTTTCCTGTAGCCTGCTGCTATGTCAAGTTCACTCTCCATGCTCCCTCATGAAAGGGGCTTAGAAGCCTATTCCTCTAAAGTTTATCTTTAGGAAAGAGACCACCTCAACATTCAATATTCCCCTAAACACTAACAGGAGTGAGGATTAGCTACAGCTGTTCTAATGAGGTTTACCAGACAAGCAAGGCTTTTTAGGAATTGTCACAAAGCTCTTGGCATCATTGGCCCCATTCAGACGAGCCAAGTAAGAGACACTTCAAACTCAAGTTTGAACATTATTCATAAAAGaacatagaaaaggaaaacaaaatagtatttttaagcGCAGTTTTATACAACACAGACTTTATTAGACAAATTTCACATGCAAGCTCACCACATGTCAGGCTAAGTTCTGCtactatgaaaaaaatagaCTTCCTTTGTTTCCATGTACATGAAATTCAGGTAAGACTTTAAAAGGATGTTGATATTTTAGGTTTGTCTTTAGAGTAGACACCAAGATATAAGATGCACTGTCTCACCATGTCAATTACTCTATGATGCTCACTAAATGAGTTTAGCTGTTCAAATCTAATCAGCTACTCACAGTCAAGAAAAGGGAGTTTCAACTGCAACATAGCTATCCAGAAAAGCTAAGAGCTTACTTGTAAGAGGTAACTTGCTTACTCTCTAGCAACAAAAAAGCTGGGTATACTTATGATCACCACCCAGGAACAGATCAAACACCAAATAATAGAATGCAAAGACAAAGTTTGTATATAAGCAAGACTCACAAGGGATGAGAGTTTACAGACAGAAATGTTCTGACACTAACAGAGTCCTGAGCACCTCATTAGTCAGTATTAAGGAAAAAGCCTCCTGTGCTTTAGACCACCATATACTACTGATAACATGGAACCaagcttgttttttaaaagagacTGAGTAGTGGAAGTTGTCTAAATAGTTAGGAGAAAAGCTTACCACATTCTGCAGTGATTGATGCTAAACCTCCATAGATAAAGGGCTTCCAGTTTAGCGCTGACATTGTTGATTattctttctgcaaaataaGACAGTGCttctataaatacatttgtTATATAAATATCTATGCCAACAATGAATAAAGTTTTGTGTCTTGTCCATTTAAGGTGAACCTTCCAAGCACACCAAGGATAAAAGCATTTACAACCTTTTATAATCTAAAGTCAGTAACTACACAAAGGCATCTGAGCACAAATCAATGTATCTACTATGTATCTGGGCCACCACTATCCTCACCATGAAAGGTTAAAGTAGTTTTTCTCCCAGACATCATCTTAAGGAGCACTGCAGTGAACAACCTCCAACAACTCTTACCAAACTGAATTAGGTGGACCAAGTCCTGCAGTCAAGTGAAATCTTATAACAATCATTACTAAActtctattccttttttttctggtatcaACATTAACATGAGCTGAGCTCCTACAGTTGGTCAGAAAATAAGGGTGTGCACACCACTTTGCTTCCATTAAGGCCTATTTCTGCTACCAGTGTTCACAATGTTAATTCCTGCGAACATTACACTATTTTCATGTAGTCAGGTGCATAAGGccttttacagtaaaaaaagacTAACTTAGAAGTCAATTAAGTGAATTTGACAAAGTGACACAAATCATGATTAACTCTGGCACAGGCTTTTAAAGATGTTGAAATAATCCAATTACCTTAGAAAAGAGGCAAGAACTGCAAAACCGGACTAGTGCAGCCAATACAAAATTGCCCTTCCCAAAACAAAGTAGGCCTCTCCACAGCTTaccttttccccccttcttaTAATGTAAATACTTCCCATTCTCCATTTTCTAGAATATCCTCCCCTACACATTGGATTCTACAGTTATTTGCTGccaattaataaaaaaatccattacagCTCAGAGCATAATTGCAAATATTCAACCACcaagcacacacaaaaccatCTTACTCCTCAGGCTGCTGCCAAGATCACCACTgatgcaaaaataattaaaaaaaagagagagaaaaaggcaagTAAGGACACCCACTACATTGCCAAGAAGAGCACAGTACAAAGATCAGGAACCACAGGCTTAGACTATGCCAGCTTTGCaacatgaaagcagcagagccacacGGGTATGATACTGTGCCAGAGGGAGGCCACTTCCACCTCCAAGTTCCTTGTATTCCTGTCCTGCCATGATTAATGGCAGATCATTTAAATAGCAGAGGCAGAGGCAAGCTCAATTTCCCCACTATCAGCCACACATGTGATCTTGAGAAACTTgtcaaaatttaaaatacaattacCTTCTTACCTCAACAAATTAACAAATTTCCATCTAccacaaacacacattttaattttaggaATATTAGTATCTGCATCTTTATTTCACTCTGCCTGGGCAATGAAGGCTACTcagtttttctgtgtaattCTGGGGCACTGACATGATGTAGAAGCATGCAAACATCACCAAATAAAGTTCCCCATTTGTACACAGAACTACTAATGCTGGCTGAAGTTTCAATACATGTGTAGGACACTCTAAGGCAGAAATTTTACAGCATATTGTTCCTTTAATGCATCCCAAGGTGAGGGCCTTACACAGCACTGTTGATGTTTGTACCTCTGAAAGGCCTAAAGCAGAATGGCAGAGCCACTTACACCAGCAAGCAATTCTGCCCTTTCATCCCAGCTGTTTCATATTCATAGAACAccagaatagttagggctggaaaagaccttaagctcgtatagttccaatcccctgacACAGGCTCACATTAGACCATGACACCTAAggctatgtccaacctggccttgagcactgccagggatggtgcatttACCACTTatttgggcaacccattccagtgcctcaccaccctcattgtaaagaattttttccatcttattttctgaATTCCTGATTTGCTTTTTActcagaatttctttcttactcTGATAAAAGTATCTCAATTGAAGAATTCCGTATCAGATAATTGGCAAACTACTCAAAAGTTAACCCTCATTAGAGTAAGGTCTTCAGGTCTTATTAAAACAAGGTCTTACTGAAAAACGGTCATCAGTAAGATGACAGAGGTGATACTCTCCTTAATGGACACTGGGTTAAATTAACATAGAGAATCACACAGACACTGCAAAACTTAGAAGCAAATCTGATCACTTTTAACTGGCAatgtaactgaaataaaatcaagagCCAAAGTTCcataaaagaataaatcaatTAGGACAAATATTCAGTTATCCAAGCAATACTCTTGAACTACCTGGATTaccctgcagccacacagctcagGTCTTATTCAAGCAGTGAAGTatgatcagaaagaaaaaggctagGGTTAAAGCTAGCAGCCGCCTTGGCAAGTCCTTGCAAAATAGCAGCTATTTTACAAGTAGAGAAGCCAGCGAAACCGCTTCCCAGCTAAAGGGACGCCTTGCAGCAGTGCCTCCCTGAGCAGCACCGCCAGCCTACTTTAAACAGCTGGAGCAGAGACACAGAGATACCTGTGAAGGGGCAAAGGGAGGAGGCAATAGCCACTGCATCGATCAACCAACCTTTAACCAACCACCACCTACGAAACGAAGCACACCTTCGCCAGGAGGggaaaacaagggaaagaaaaggaagcgGCATGTCCCTGCTCGGGGATGGAAGGCTCTGAAGGGCGCCGAGCAAAGCTCAGCAAACCTTGGCTCTCCGTCAGAGGCGGCGCTCGGTGACGCTCACTAATACATACTGCACCCGGCCGGGAGATGACCGCTCACCAGCACTCGCCACctgaggagccagcagctgcccCCGCCGCACTCACCGCCAGAGCCTCCTCTCGCCGCGCTCCGGTATGCCAACGGCCGCCGCCCCCCCGCTCCGGTTATATGGCgctgctctgctcccatcaGGAGGGGCGGCGGTTGGGGAGCGCAGGGCacggcccggccccgccccgcagTTAGGGCAGGCTTGCCTGAGGGCACAAGAGCAGTGTGTGCGTGGAAGGGGTGGGTTTAAAGGGCCCGCGGAGGGGAATTGATTTGAGGGTAATATCGAGCCTGTAATAAaccagggaggggagaggaagtaGAAGTTGATCTCCCATCTTTCCTGTCAGGAGCCTGCCTTCCCTGCTGTCTTTTCGAGACTTGTGGCTGTTCGGGACAGTGTGATATTTTCCACTCGTAGTGCCACCCAGGAGACTGCGCTAGGAATGTCGGGCATTGCAGTGCTCCTCGGTTAGTGAACAGGAAGGTCACCCCTCAGAGTTCCTCATCATCATTAACT
This window encodes:
- the SLC25A30 gene encoding kidney mitochondrial carrier protein 1, with the translated sequence MSALNWKPFIYGGLASITAECGTFPIDLTKTRLQVQGQVNDAKYKEIRYRGMMHALVRISREEGLKALYSGIAPAVLRQASYGTIKIGTYQSLKRTFVEHPEDETLMINVLCGVLSGVISSSIANPTDVLKIRMQAQGSVIQGGMMGNFIQIYQKEGTKGLWKGVSLTAQRAAVVVGVELPVYDLTKKHIIMSGFMGDTVYTHFLSSFTCGLAGALASNPIDVVRTRMMNQRSQQHGGHSNYKGTLDCLLQTWKNEGFFALYKGFWPNWLRLGPWNIIFFLTYEQLKKLD